Proteins from one Elusimicrobiota bacterium genomic window:
- a CDS encoding pyridoxine 5'-phosphate synthase: MKTNAVKLGVNIDHIATLRQARRDVDPDPVAAAQVCRQAGADLIVCHLRQDRRHIQDADLFKLCELKGETHLEMAAVPEVVALALRAKPDSVCIVPEGPREVTTQGGLNLKTQAKAVGQAIARLKKAGIEVSLFIDPEAASVRVAKSLGADAVELCTAAYAEAKGKHRRSAELERLELAGYLADEMGLVLHAGHGLDYHNVRPIARIPRLGALNIGFSIIARSVFVGLKTAVLEMKLLLS, from the coding sequence ATGAAGACCAACGCTGTGAAGCTCGGAGTCAACATCGACCATATCGCCACCCTGCGCCAGGCGCGCCGGGACGTGGATCCCGACCCGGTCGCCGCGGCCCAGGTCTGCCGGCAGGCGGGAGCCGACCTGATCGTCTGCCACCTGCGCCAGGACCGCCGGCACATCCAGGACGCGGACCTCTTCAAGCTCTGCGAGCTGAAGGGCGAGACGCACCTCGAGATGGCGGCCGTCCCGGAGGTCGTCGCCCTCGCCTTGCGGGCCAAGCCGGACTCGGTCTGCATCGTCCCGGAGGGCCCCCGCGAGGTGACGACCCAGGGCGGCCTCAACCTCAAGACCCAGGCCAAGGCCGTGGGCCAGGCCATCGCCAGGCTCAAGAAGGCCGGCATCGAGGTCAGCCTCTTCATCGACCCTGAGGCGGCCAGCGTGCGCGTGGCCAAGTCCCTGGGCGCGGACGCCGTCGAGCTGTGCACCGCGGCCTACGCCGAGGCCAAGGGCAAGCACCGGCGCTCGGCCGAGCTGGAGCGGCTCGAGCTGGCCGGTTATCTGGCCGACGAGATGGGTCTGGTGCTGCACGCGGGGCATGGCCTCGACTACCACAACGTGCGCCCGATCGCCCGGATCCCGAGGCTGGGGGCGCTCAACATCGGCTTCTCCATCATCGCCCGCTCGGTTTTCGTTGGTCTTAAGACCGCCGTTCTGGAGATGAAGCTGCTTCTGAGCTAG
- the glmS gene encoding glutamine--fructose-6-phosphate transaminase (isomerizing), translated as MCGIVGYAGRKQATPFILEGLKRLEYRGYDSAGIAVAEGGVITRCRAAGKLVNLENLLKKAPLPGSVALGHTRWATHGKPSEENAHPHCDCTGELVVIHNGIIENYVEIQERLEKAGHKFASETDTEVVAHLIEEKLKGLHRPGATPGFAEPALFEAVRLALGEVKGAYALAVLWAKAPGVIISAKTASPLIIGLGEGENFLASDVPAFLAHTRKAVFLEDGEMAVVKADGCRFFSLAGKRLEKAPVTIQWDRTMAEKGGYRHFMLKEIHEQPTACEDTLRGRFFPLRDGMLQREAGIPAAALKSMRQVHLVACGTAYHAALVAKYWLEELTGVPAHAETASEFRYRRSTLSKDDLVIAISQSGETADTLAAVRSAKEKGAKVLSICNTLGAAIPRSADYNLYTHCGPELGVASTKAFIGQMSALAVFTMHAALARGAMSETDARELVDQLVRLPGDIRAVLKLDPQILDIAGRFHKKGHFLFIGRGLNYPIALEGALKLKEISYVHAEGYAAGEMKHGPIAIIDEEVSIVAIATRAATYDKMASNCQEAKARGAQVIALVTEGAPPLPGADYQIKLPPVPELLSPIVNVVPLQLFAYHIADLRGCDVDQPRNLAKSVTVE; from the coding sequence ATGTGCGGCATCGTCGGCTACGCGGGGCGAAAGCAGGCCACGCCCTTCATCCTGGAGGGCCTCAAGCGCCTCGAGTACCGCGGCTATGACTCGGCCGGGATAGCCGTGGCCGAGGGCGGGGTGATCACGCGCTGCCGCGCGGCCGGCAAGCTCGTCAATCTGGAGAATCTCCTCAAGAAGGCCCCCCTGCCGGGCTCCGTGGCGCTGGGCCACACGCGCTGGGCCACGCACGGCAAGCCCTCCGAAGAGAACGCCCATCCCCACTGCGACTGCACGGGCGAGCTGGTGGTCATCCACAACGGGATCATCGAGAACTATGTGGAGATCCAGGAGCGGCTCGAAAAGGCGGGCCACAAGTTCGCCTCGGAGACCGACACCGAGGTGGTCGCCCACCTCATCGAGGAGAAGCTCAAGGGCCTGCACCGGCCGGGCGCGACCCCGGGCTTCGCCGAACCCGCGCTCTTCGAGGCCGTGCGCTTGGCCCTGGGCGAGGTGAAGGGAGCCTACGCCCTGGCCGTGCTCTGGGCCAAGGCTCCGGGGGTCATCATCTCGGCCAAGACCGCCTCGCCGCTCATCATCGGCCTGGGCGAGGGCGAGAACTTCCTGGCCTCCGACGTCCCCGCTTTCCTGGCCCACACCCGCAAGGCGGTATTCCTGGAGGACGGGGAGATGGCCGTGGTCAAGGCCGACGGCTGCCGCTTCTTCTCGCTGGCCGGCAAACGGCTGGAGAAGGCCCCGGTCACGATCCAGTGGGACCGGACCATGGCGGAGAAGGGCGGCTACCGCCACTTCATGCTCAAGGAGATCCACGAGCAACCCACCGCGTGCGAGGACACCCTGCGCGGCCGCTTCTTCCCCCTGCGCGACGGCATGCTCCAGCGCGAGGCGGGCATACCGGCCGCCGCGCTCAAGTCCATGCGCCAGGTCCACTTGGTCGCCTGCGGCACCGCCTACCACGCGGCCCTGGTCGCCAAGTACTGGCTGGAGGAACTGACCGGCGTGCCGGCGCACGCGGAGACGGCCTCCGAGTTCCGCTACCGTCGGAGTACATTGAGCAAGGACGATCTGGTCATCGCCATCAGCCAGTCCGGCGAGACCGCCGACACCTTGGCCGCGGTGCGCAGCGCCAAGGAGAAGGGCGCCAAGGTCCTCTCCATCTGCAACACCTTGGGCGCGGCCATCCCCCGCTCCGCCGATTACAACCTCTACACGCACTGCGGCCCGGAGCTGGGCGTGGCCTCGACCAAGGCCTTCATCGGCCAGATGTCGGCCCTGGCCGTCTTCACCATGCACGCGGCCCTGGCCCGGGGCGCCATGAGCGAGACGGACGCGCGGGAGCTGGTGGACCAGCTGGTTCGCCTGCCCGGGGACATCCGCGCGGTGCTCAAGCTCGACCCTCAGATCCTGGACATCGCGGGCCGGTTCCACAAGAAGGGGCATTTCCTCTTCATCGGCCGCGGTCTCAACTACCCCATCGCCCTGGAAGGTGCGCTCAAGCTCAAGGAGATCTCCTACGTGCACGCGGAGGGCTACGCGGCCGGCGAGATGAAGCACGGCCCCATCGCCATCATCGACGAGGAGGTCTCCATCGTGGCCATCGCCACGCGCGCGGCGACCTACGACAAGATGGCGTCCAACTGCCAGGAGGCCAAGGCCCGTGGGGCGCAGGTGATCGCCTTGGTGACGGAGGGCGCGCCGCCCCTGCCCGGGGCCGACTACCAGATCAAGCTGCCGCCGGTGCCGGAGCTGCTCTCGCCGATCGTCAACGTCGTGCCCCTGCAGCTCTTCGCCTACCACATCGCGGACCTGCGCGGCTGCGACGTGGACCAGCCGAGGAACCTGGCCAAGAGTGTCACCGTCGAGTAA
- the glmM gene encoding phosphoglucosamine mutase, which produces MPHLFGTDGVRGIPGRYPLDEGTVAEIAETAARLLLARGSRNGARPIVLMGRDTRGSGPALGRWLVEGFAAAGCRSLDLGVVPTPAVAYLTPRTGALCGAVVSASHNPAKFNGIKFFTSDGYKMSPALEEEVEAGLSPEGRARPRRRGVRAEDGRALVRRYEDFLRSTFPATEDLSGLRVVLDCANGAATRIAPPLFAGLGARVLTLGCGPDGRNINLGCGALYPQRMQAAVRRLRADCGICFDGDADRAIFADEKGHLLDGDNLVCLSALRLHRLGLLRGSKVVLTVMSNFGLVRFLERRGISVESVPVGDRNVTEAIEAEDLSLGGEASGHIIFRAFASTGDGILTALQTLAALRESDGRLSAYRKLYRPMPQLIKNLSVERKVPLDRLPHLNALVGRCERTLKGEGRVFLRYSGTEPLLRIMIEGPSRPRIAIMARQLAYAYLDETGQQESTL; this is translated from the coding sequence ATGCCCCATCTCTTCGGGACCGACGGCGTGCGGGGCATCCCGGGCCGTTATCCCCTGGACGAAGGCACGGTGGCCGAGATCGCGGAGACCGCGGCGCGGCTGCTCCTGGCGCGGGGCTCGCGCAACGGGGCGCGGCCCATAGTGCTCATGGGCCGGGACACGCGCGGCTCGGGCCCGGCCCTGGGCCGCTGGCTGGTGGAGGGCTTCGCCGCGGCCGGCTGCCGGTCTTTGGATCTGGGAGTGGTTCCCACGCCCGCGGTCGCCTACCTGACTCCCCGCACGGGAGCCCTCTGCGGAGCCGTGGTCTCCGCCAGCCACAACCCGGCCAAGTTCAACGGCATCAAGTTCTTCACCAGCGACGGCTACAAGATGTCCCCGGCGCTAGAGGAAGAGGTCGAGGCGGGCCTCTCGCCCGAGGGTCGGGCCCGTCCACGGCGGCGCGGCGTCCGGGCCGAGGACGGGCGGGCCCTCGTGCGGCGCTACGAGGACTTCCTGCGCAGCACCTTCCCCGCGACGGAGGACCTCTCGGGCCTGCGCGTCGTGCTGGATTGCGCCAACGGGGCGGCCACCCGCATCGCGCCGCCGCTCTTCGCTGGTCTGGGAGCGCGAGTCCTGACTTTGGGCTGCGGCCCGGACGGCCGCAACATCAACTTGGGCTGCGGGGCGCTGTATCCGCAGCGCATGCAGGCCGCGGTCCGGCGCCTGCGCGCCGACTGCGGGATCTGCTTCGACGGCGACGCGGACCGCGCCATCTTCGCCGATGAGAAGGGCCATCTCCTCGACGGCGACAACCTCGTCTGCCTTTCCGCCTTGCGCCTGCACCGCCTGGGGCTGCTGCGCGGCTCCAAGGTCGTGCTCACGGTCATGTCCAATTTCGGGCTGGTCCGGTTCTTGGAGCGCCGCGGCATCTCCGTGGAGTCGGTCCCGGTCGGGGACCGTAACGTGACCGAGGCGATAGAGGCCGAGGACCTGAGTCTCGGCGGCGAGGCTTCGGGGCACATCATCTTCCGCGCGTTCGCCTCGACCGGAGACGGCATCCTGACCGCCCTGCAGACTCTGGCCGCCCTGCGCGAGTCCGACGGGCGCTTGAGCGCCTACCGCAAGCTCTACCGCCCCATGCCTCAGCTCATAAAGAACCTCTCTGTGGAGCGCAAGGTGCCGCTGGATAGGCTGCCGCACCTCAATGCTTTGGTGGGCCGCTGCGAGCGGACGCTCAAGGGCGAGGGGCGGGTCTTCCTCAGATATTCCGGGACGGAACCCTTGCTGCGCATCATGATCGAGGGCCCCAGCCGCCCCCGCATCGCAATCATGGCCCGACAGTTGGCGTACGCTTACCTCGACGAGACGGGCCAACAGGAGTCGACCCTATGA